GAAGTGCAGTCGCGCTGGTTCGCGCCCAAGGGCTGTAAAGAAGAGTTGTATGATCTGCAAAACGATCCGGATAACGTCGAGAATCTCATCGCAGATCCAGCTCTGGGTGAGGTGGTCGATCGCATGCGAACCCGACTGCGCAGCTGGCAGGAAAGTATTCACGATGCCGCTCTACTGCCAGAAGCCGACATGGTGCAACGAGCCGCAAAACACGGCGTGACTATTTATGAGATGGTGCGCGATCCGCAGCTGTATGACCTGTCGGCTTTGCTCGACGCCGCGGACCTGGCATTGGAACAAAATGCTGACAATCTTCCACGTCTTCGGGCACTGCTCGATAGTGAGGATTCTGGGCTGCGCTATTGGGGTATTGTGGGTTGCTTCCTGCTCAATGATCAACAGGCCGGTCTCAAGTGCCTGAGGGATGAGTCGCGCGAAGTTCGTGCCATGGCGGCATGGATTTTGGTGAATACCGGCATGCCGGAACCGGGGCTCGAGTGTCTGCAAGGCATGCTCGTCGAGCAGAGCTATGCGACCCTCAAAATACTCAACGTCATCGATTGGATCGGAGAGGACGCGGCAGTGCTGCAATCGACCGTTCAGTCACTGAATGTGGAAGATTACGAAGCCCGCATCCGTAGCACCATTCCCGATAAACTTATTATAGAACATGAACATACCGATTAAAACCCTGGTCAGCATCAGTGCTGCCATTTTATTTAGCTCCCTTTCTACCTCGGCTGAAACGCCGACACTGCCTTACGATGGCAGTTGGGAGTCGTTACAACAAATGCCCGTGCCTGACTGGTTCGACGATGGTAAGATTGGCATCTTCATCCATTGGGGGCCGTATAGTGCGATCGGATATCGCAAAGGGGGGCGGGGCTATGCGGAGCATGTGCCGAAACTGATCTACGAAGATCCAAAGCATTATTACCCCTACTTGAAAGAACGTTGGGGCGCGACTCCGCCAGAGTTTGGCTACAAGGACATCATCCCCGAGTTTAAGGCGGAAAACTGGCAGCCGGAGCAATGGGCCGCCTTGTTTGAAGAAGTGGGCGCGAAATATGTCGTGTTGACCGCGGAGCACCATGATGGCTGGGCCAATTGGGACTCTGACCTGACACCGTGGAACGCGGTGGATAAGGGGCCCAAGCGTGACCTGGTGGGCGACCTGGGCAAAGCCCTTCGGGCGCGGGGATTGAAATATGCGCCTTCGTATCATCGCGAGCGTCATACGGGCTTCTTTGCGAAGGAGAAGTATGCCGTGCACAGTGAGCCGCGAGCGGATATCGTAGCGGAGATTCAGCGCGATCAGGAGGCCGCGATGCTCTACGGGCCTGAGTTTAGTTACAGCAAAGCCTATGTGGATGACTATGTGGCGCGTTGGAAAGAGATACAGACGAAGTATCAACCCGACATGCTCTGGGTGGATGATTTTCCGATTTACACCCGCGACGGTAATCGGGTTCGTCAGGGCAAGGCGAAGCCGGAGATCCAATATTTTGACGATCAGGTGCGTGGTATGATCACTGACTTTATGAATGATGGCGCGGTCCGTGGGCAGCCGGTCTATGTGAACAATAAGGGCGCGAATCGCAACTGGCCCGACGGCGTGGGTTGCCTGGAGAAGGATAACCTGAAGTTAGAGGTGATTGGTCCCAAGTGGCAGAGCTGCACGACCTTTGGCACTTCCTTCGGCTATCTGGAGGGGGATCGCTATAAAACCGTCGAAAGCGTCATTCACGAGATGATCGAAGTCATCAGCCGCAACGGAAATTTCTTGATTAACATCGGGCCCAAAGCGGACGGCACCATACCGGCCCCGCAAGTGGAGCGTCTGCAAGCGATGGGGGATTGGCTGCGGATCAATGCTGCGGCCATCTACGGTAGCCGTTACTGGAAAGTAAGTGATCAGGAGAACGAACACCTTGCGTTCACAACTAATGGCATGGCACTCTACGCCATCAAAATGGCTAAGCCCGAGCGCCCGTTTACTATCACTGCGACCGCGGGTTGGGACAAGGGCCAGGTGCAATCTGTTCGTCTGTTGGGCTCTCCGGCGGAGGTTAAATGGCAACTAACTCCGAAGGGGCTGGTGATCACGCCGCCAGCAAATCTTGGTCAGAGTCAACACGCATGGACCTTTGAGATTATGACGGATCGCGAGCAGCATGTGCCCAATGTGATCCAGCATGACGCCGACAAGGCATTCCAAGGCACAAAAGAGGTGGATCTGGACGGGCATGATTCAGTCCGTTCTCCGCGAGCCACAACACCCATGATCCAGGCACAGTCCGACGGCTCCTTCCACTTGGCGGCTTCTAAGAAACCCAACATCCTCTTCATCTTTTCGGATGATCAAATGTGGAACAGTCTTGGCTTTCTTGAAGATTGCCCGATCCAAACGCCGAATCTGGATCGCTTGAGGAATCAAGGCGCCTTGTTTTCGCATGCATATAACATGGGCTCCTTTACTCCGGCGGTTTGCGTTGCGAGTCGAACGATGCTCAACACCGGCAGTTTCGTCTGGCGAGCCGCTGCCTTTTCGCCTAAGGGCAACAATCATAAGGATCCCAATGCGCCGAAGAATGTGGCGAAG
The nucleotide sequence above comes from Coraliomargarita algicola. Encoded proteins:
- a CDS encoding alpha-L-fucosidase codes for the protein MNIPIKTLVSISAAILFSSLSTSAETPTLPYDGSWESLQQMPVPDWFDDGKIGIFIHWGPYSAIGYRKGGRGYAEHVPKLIYEDPKHYYPYLKERWGATPPEFGYKDIIPEFKAENWQPEQWAALFEEVGAKYVVLTAEHHDGWANWDSDLTPWNAVDKGPKRDLVGDLGKALRARGLKYAPSYHRERHTGFFAKEKYAVHSEPRADIVAEIQRDQEAAMLYGPEFSYSKAYVDDYVARWKEIQTKYQPDMLWVDDFPIYTRDGNRVRQGKAKPEIQYFDDQVRGMITDFMNDGAVRGQPVYVNNKGANRNWPDGVGCLEKDNLKLEVIGPKWQSCTTFGTSFGYLEGDRYKTVESVIHEMIEVISRNGNFLINIGPKADGTIPAPQVERLQAMGDWLRINAAAIYGSRYWKVSDQENEHLAFTTNGMALYAIKMAKPERPFTITATAGWDKGQVQSVRLLGSPAEVKWQLTPKGLVITPPANLGQSQHAWTFEIMTDREQHVPNVIQHDADKAFQGTKEVDLDGHDSVRSPRATTPMIQAQSDGSFHLAASKKPNILFIFSDDQMWNSLGFLEDCPIQTPNLDRLRNQGALFSHAYNMGSFTPAVCVASRTMLNTGSFVWRAAAFSPKGNNHKDPNAPKNVAKYVVTKRKPEALWSQFMQQAGYETYFSGKWHVDGYQPPFDHTAHVRGGMPNQSKVRYARTFAEGEPDTWSPYDKSFGGFWKGGKHWSEVLGDDGVAFLSQAKKSDQPFFMYLAFNAPHDPRQAPKEFVDLYPLDSIEVPENFIPEYPYNEYAGAGRRLRDERLAPFPRTERSVKVNRQEYYAIISHMDAQIGRILDALEASGKAVNTYIFFTSDHGLAVGDHGFIGKQNMYDSSMRVPLLMAGPGIEAGKTVDAPVYLQDVMATSLELAGVAKPAQVDFNSMLPLATGKTDQSAYDAIYGAYFGTQRMYRTDRYKMIIYSTANRVRLYDMQADSLEQHDLAQGKSRPVELLNVLFSQFKELQAEMDDPIDVTEAFNNFMNNVPPSSGI